A genome region from Bacillaceae bacterium IKA-2 includes the following:
- a CDS encoding cytosine permease: MGEALKSIEKKSVIERYGLEAVPAPLRTTTGLEYGMIQMAISVNAGNFLVPALAVLEGGLSFFYAVISTVIGAALAFLFVSFLALPGAKYGIPAQYAIRSILGVDGARFVASPVRTLTSLYWFSVQTIGGTYLVKELLARFGGYDIPFIPLAITMASIMAILALIGFGAVKKITKYFLPVLFLGGIVMLYIFISATEPGMTFNEVVTREGTNQWSTMLFFASLAFVQYVSGVSAASDMTRYAKSSKQAFFGLYFGNLLGFLLTAILGAYTATLAGSWNPYVIASQLTDSKVLIFIILVAALAAMISINMANAYIGGYSLLNSVPRLGRVNSAIIFGVVAIALSGFPTLVDDAKIYISFLGSFIIPLSAVIVTDFLFIKKLQLSVIDFEQLANLSYRYNVTAFVCVLIGFLVYLALPDAMSPGFVTFVITGGLYYLIKNKKR; the protein is encoded by the coding sequence ATGGGAGAAGCCCTTAAATCAATTGAAAAAAAATCAGTTATTGAACGCTATGGACTAGAAGCTGTACCAGCTCCATTACGAACTACAACTGGATTAGAATATGGCATGATTCAAATGGCTATTTCTGTCAATGCAGGTAACTTTTTAGTTCCCGCTTTAGCTGTTTTAGAAGGGGGACTTTCCTTTTTTTATGCAGTTATTTCAACCGTAATTGGTGCTGCACTTGCTTTTTTATTTGTTTCTTTTTTGGCATTACCTGGCGCAAAATATGGCATTCCAGCGCAATATGCAATACGGTCAATATTGGGCGTTGATGGAGCGCGTTTTGTAGCTTCGCCAGTTCGAACGTTGACCTCATTATATTGGTTTAGCGTCCAAACAATAGGAGGTACATACCTAGTAAAAGAATTGTTAGCAAGATTCGGTGGATACGATATTCCGTTTATTCCATTAGCGATAACGATGGCATCAATAATGGCGATTTTAGCTTTAATTGGCTTTGGCGCCGTTAAAAAAATCACGAAATATTTCTTGCCGGTTTTATTTCTCGGTGGGATCGTAATGCTTTATATTTTTATTTCAGCGACTGAACCAGGAATGACCTTTAACGAGGTAGTTACAAGAGAAGGAACGAATCAATGGAGTACGATGCTTTTCTTTGCAAGTCTAGCATTTGTTCAATATGTTTCGGGAGTTAGTGCTGCTTCTGATATGACTAGGTATGCAAAGTCTTCCAAACAAGCTTTTTTTGGTTTATATTTTGGCAACTTACTAGGATTTTTATTGACGGCAATTCTCGGTGCTTATACGGCTACGTTGGCCGGGTCTTGGAATCCATATGTAATAGCTAGTCAATTAACAGATTCAAAAGTATTAATTTTCATTATTCTTGTTGCAGCTTTAGCAGCGATGATTTCCATTAACATGGCAAATGCGTATATTGGTGGTTATAGTCTTTTAAATAGTGTTCCTCGCTTAGGGAGAGTCAATAGTGCGATTATTTTTGGTGTCGTCGCAATAGCTTTAAGTGGCTTTCCTACTCTTGTTGATGATGCAAAAATATATATATCTTTTTTAGGCTCATTTATTATTCCGCTCTCAGCAGTCATTGTTACAGATTTCTTGTTTATAAAAAAGCTTCAGTTATCAGTCATTGATTTTGAACAGTTAGCAAATTTAAGTTACCGTTATAATGTTACGGCTTTTGTTTGTGTATTAATTGGCTTTCTAGTTTATTTAGCTCTTCCTGATGCAATGTCACCAGGTTTTGTGACGTTTGTGATAACCGGTGGGCTCTATTACTTAATAAAAAATAAGAAAAGATAA
- a CDS encoding tryptophanase produces the protein MSEVKFFYGDAVPLEMHKVRIVQKLNLFPIEHRLESMLTAGHNTFLLQNRDVFMDMLTDSGVNAMSDRQQASMMEADDSYAGSETFTRLDNKIREIFGTEYFLPLHQGRACENLLSQLFVRPGTIVPMNYHFTTSKAHIVLNGGIVEELFIDEALNITSDHPFKGNMDIAKLKALIAEQGAEKISYVRMEAGTNLIGGQPYSLENMQEVRKVCDEFGLMLILDASLLQDNLYFIKIREEKCKDMSIREITRAISDLADITYFSARKLGSGRGGGICTNSKDAFMKIRELIPLFEGFITYGGMSVREMEAITVGLEETMDMNMINQGPQFISYMTDELKKKGVPVITPAGGLGCHLDAMAFLDHLPQTDYPAGALASALYIVSGVRGMERGTLSEQRNDDGSEVLAHMELVRLAMPRRVFTLSQVKYAVDRVAWLYENRKLIGGLKFEEEPKVLRFFFGTLTATSDWPEKLVAKFREDFGESL, from the coding sequence ATGTCAGAAGTAAAGTTTTTTTATGGGGATGCTGTCCCATTAGAAATGCACAAGGTAAGAATTGTTCAAAAGTTAAATCTCTTTCCAATTGAACACCGCCTAGAATCGATGTTAACAGCGGGCCACAACACATTTTTATTACAAAATCGTGATGTGTTCATGGATATGCTTACGGATAGTGGTGTAAATGCCATGAGTGATCGCCAGCAAGCATCAATGATGGAAGCGGATGATAGTTATGCTGGATCAGAAACATTTACGAGGCTTGATAACAAAATTAGAGAAATTTTTGGCACTGAGTATTTTCTGCCATTGCATCAGGGACGGGCATGTGAAAATTTACTGTCACAGTTGTTTGTGAGACCAGGAACAATTGTCCCGATGAACTATCATTTTACGACTTCTAAAGCTCATATTGTTTTAAATGGGGGCATAGTAGAAGAATTATTCATCGATGAGGCATTAAACATTACTAGTGATCACCCATTTAAAGGGAATATGGATATTGCGAAATTAAAAGCATTAATTGCTGAGCAGGGTGCTGAGAAAATTTCATACGTGCGAATGGAAGCGGGGACAAATTTAATTGGAGGACAGCCATATTCACTAGAGAACATGCAAGAAGTGCGTAAAGTTTGTGATGAGTTTGGATTAATGTTGATCTTAGATGCCAGTTTACTACAAGACAATCTTTATTTTATCAAAATTCGTGAAGAAAAATGTAAAGATATGAGTATTAGAGAGATTACTAGAGCAATTTCCGATCTCGCTGATATTACTTATTTCTCTGCTAGAAAACTAGGCAGCGGCCGTGGTGGTGGTATTTGTACAAATAGTAAAGATGCATTCATGAAAATCCGTGAATTAATTCCTTTATTTGAGGGGTTCATTACATACGGAGGAATGTCTGTTCGGGAAATGGAAGCCATTACGGTTGGACTAGAAGAGACAATGGATATGAACATGATTAATCAAGGTCCACAATTCATTTCATACATGACGGATGAACTAAAGAAGAAGGGTGTTCCCGTTATCACGCCAGCTGGTGGCTTAGGTTGTCATCTTGATGCAATGGCATTTCTTGATCACCTTCCGCAAACTGATTATCCTGCTGGGGCACTCGCATCAGCACTTTATATTGTCAGTGGTGTTCGGGGAATGGAACGCGGTACGTTGTCAGAACAAAGAAATGATGATGGTAGTGAAGTTTTGGCTCATATGGAACTTGTTCGTCTTGCGATGCCGCGCCGAGTCTTCACACTTTCCCAAGTGAAATACGCTGTTGACCGAGTTGCTTGGTTATATGAAAATCGCAAGTTAATTGGCGGCTTGAAATTTGAAGAAGAACCCAAAGTATTACGCTTCTTCTTCGGGACATTAACCGCGACATCTGATTGGCCAGAAAAGTTAGTAGCTAAGTTTAGAGAAGATTTTGGTGAAAGTTTGTAA
- a CDS encoding YjcZ family sporulation protein — protein sequence MEKKSSANLFEEVYLMGSGFALIVVLFILLVIIGASYVGYGY from the coding sequence GTGGAGAAAAAATCTTCCGCTAATTTATTTGAGGAGGTATATCTAATGGGTTCAGGATTTGCGTTAATTGTTGTGTTATTCATCTTACTAGTAATCATCGGTGCTTCTTACGTTGGCTACGGTTATTAA
- a CDS encoding ABC transporter permease translates to MINLVQNELLKLISKKKLLVITLIMAALISLFTYAQFKETERTMERFQTSDWRESLELQINDTKSRLNNSTFHSDEWRQQLEIRIQQQQYYLDHNINPREPGAPTFVRLFLESAVHLLLPLLIMIIAADLVSSEYSLGTVKLLLTRPVERWKVLLSKYITLILTVSLIIFIFGFLSYSFSGLVFGFRGWEAPVLMGFQSEGTILNIADVKLVQQWQYLLMAFGLAWFVTLVVGTLSFMLSVLLKSTAAGMGIMLACLISGTILSSMVASWESAKYFFMVNLNLVGYLSGSSPPIEGMSLLFSLTVLSVWGIVALIVAFTTFTRKDVF, encoded by the coding sequence TTGATTAATTTAGTACAAAACGAGTTACTAAAGCTTATAAGCAAAAAAAAACTACTCGTTATTACTTTGATCATGGCGGCACTTATTTCTTTATTTACGTACGCTCAATTTAAAGAAACAGAACGAACAATGGAACGATTTCAAACATCAGATTGGCGCGAGTCATTAGAACTACAAATTAATGATACAAAAAGTCGTTTGAACAACAGTACATTTCATTCGGATGAATGGAGGCAGCAATTAGAAATTCGAATTCAACAGCAACAATACTACTTAGATCATAATATTAATCCTCGTGAGCCTGGAGCACCGACGTTTGTTCGACTTTTTTTAGAAAGTGCTGTTCATTTATTACTTCCGTTGTTAATAATGATTATTGCTGCAGACCTTGTGTCGTCTGAATATAGTTTGGGGACTGTTAAGTTATTGCTGACAAGACCAGTAGAACGTTGGAAAGTCTTACTTAGTAAATACATCACCCTAATTTTAACCGTTTCATTAATCATTTTTATTTTTGGTTTTCTTTCTTATTCATTTTCAGGTCTTGTCTTTGGATTTAGAGGTTGGGAAGCACCTGTTCTAATGGGTTTTCAAAGCGAAGGGACTATATTGAATATCGCCGATGTGAAATTAGTTCAACAATGGCAATATCTGTTAATGGCGTTTGGTTTGGCTTGGTTTGTAACATTGGTTGTCGGTACGCTTTCCTTCATGTTATCGGTACTTTTAAAAAGTACTGCAGCGGGAATGGGGATTATGCTCGCCTGCTTAATTTCAGGAACGATTTTAAGTAGCATGGTCGCTTCATGGGAATCTGCAAAATATTTTTTTATGGTTAATTTAAATTTAGTTGGTTATTTAAGTGGCTCTAGTCCACCTATAGAAGGGATGTCGTTACTTTTTTCACTTACAGTGCTAAGTGTTTGGGGTATTGTTGCTCTCATTGTAGCGTTTACAACATTTACAAGAAAAGATGTTTTTTAA
- a CDS encoding sporulation protein: MDISLRYLRESLSNYTEKYQSCQAIYEKLKQNDYQNEFEFVNDLDEAEMAVVNIVLKNEINYAKKEQDEKRIHELSEVYELLF, from the coding sequence ATGGATATTTCGTTAAGATATTTACGGGAATCACTATCAAACTATACAGAAAAATATCAAAGCTGCCAAGCTATTTATGAAAAACTTAAACAAAATGATTATCAAAATGAGTTTGAGTTTGTTAATGATTTAGATGAAGCAGAAATGGCTGTTGTAAACATTGTTTTAAAAAATGAAATTAACTATGCAAAAAAAGAGCAGGATGAAAAAAGGATTCATGAGCTGAGCGAGGTATATGAATTGTTATTTTAA